The Oryzias latipes chromosome 1, ASM223467v1 genome contains a region encoding:
- the myh11 gene encoding myosin-11 isoform X3: MSKKAPSEDEKFLFVDKDFLNSPMAQADWAAKKLVWIPSEKHGFEAASIKEEHGEEVLVELADNGKKVTVNKDDIQKMNPPKFSKVEDMAELTCLNEASVLHNIRERYFSGLIYTYSGLFCVVVNPYKMLPIYSDKIIEMYKGKKRHEVPPHIYSITDNAYRNMMQDREDQSILCTGESGAGKTENTKKVIQYLAVVASSHKGKKDSSAQQSGSQLAYGELEKQLLQANPILEAFGNAKTIKNDNSSRFGKFIRINFDVTGYIVGANIETYLLEKSRCIRQAKTERAFHIFYYMIAGAKDKLREELLLEPFSNYRFLSAGHVQIPGQQDDEMFEETMEAMQIMGLTDEERIDILKVCSTVMQLGNIAFKKERNQEQATMPDNTAAQKVCHLQGINVTDFTRAILTPRIKVGREVVQKAQTKEQADFAIEALAKAVYERMFRWILGRVNKALDKTKRQGASFLGILDIAGFEIFEDNSFEQLCINYTNEKLQQLFNHTMFILEQEEYQREGIEWNFIDFGLDLQPCIELIERPNNPPGILALLDEECWFPKATDVSFVEKLMNTQGNHMKFAKPKQLKDKTEFSILHYAGKVDYNATAWLTKNMDPLNDNVTALLSNSSSQFVQDLWKDADRVVGLDTIAKMTDTSMPSASKTKKGMFRTVGQLYKESLAKLMTTLHNTQPNFVRCIIPNHEKRAGKLDANLVLEQLRCNGVLEGIRICRQGFPNRIVFQEFRQRYEILAASAIPKGFMDGKQACCLMIKHLDLDPNLYRIGQSKIFFRTGVLAQLEEERDLKITVIIIAFQAQARGFLARKAFAKRQQQLTAMKVIQRNCAAYLKLRNWQWWRLFTKVKPLLQVTRQEEEMSLKEEELQKAKDVATKFESELKEITLKHTQIVEERNALQEQLQAETELYAEAEEMRVRLAAKKQELEEILHEMEARLDEEEERAQTLLLDKKKMQQQMQELEEHLEEEEDARQKLQLEKVACEGKIKKLEDDILVMEDQNNKLVKERKLMEERIADFSASLAEEEEKSKNLTKLKNKHESMISELEVRLKKEEKSRQELDKAKRKLEAESNDLQEQLADLQAQIAELKAQLAKKEEELQNALARLEDETAQKNNALKKIRELEGHISDLQEDLDSERVARNKAEKIKRDLGEELEALKSELEDTLDTTATQQELRAKREQEVTLLKRAIEEENRTHEAQIQEMRQKHTQAVEELTEQLEQSKRVKTNLEKAKQALEKETSELTMEVRSLAQARQEGEHKRKKLEGQVADLQSRINDSEKQKAELNERCSKMTVELEGVTNLLNEAESKNIKLSKDVSSLSSQLQDSQELLAEETRQKLQLSTKLRQAEDDRNSLTEQLEEEMEAKRNMERHVSTLNVQLSDSKKKLEEMSGNIELLEEGKKRLQRDLEAANTQFEEKASAFDKLEKTKNRLQQELEDTLMDLDNQRQIVSNLEKKQKKFDQMLAEEKSISSKYAEERDRAEAEAREKETKALSLARALEEAQDSREELERANKALRMEMEDLISSKDDVGKNVHELEKSKRGLEAQVEEMKTQLEELEDELQAAEDAKLRLEVNMQALKAQFERDLQGRDEMGEEKKRQLIKQVRELETELEDERKQKALAAAAKKKLETDMKDLEGQIETVNKGRDEAIKQLRKLQAQMKDYQRELEDARAAREEVLGTAKESEKKAKSLEAELIQLQEELAAAERAKKQAEAERDELSDELASNASGKSALADEKRRLEAKIAQLEEELEEEQSNMEILNDRLRKSAQQVDQLSNELQTERSTAQKNESARQQMERQNKELKAKLLEMENQVKSKFKSSITALEAKVAQLEEQLEQENRDKQATGKSLRQKDKKLKDLMMQVEDERKQAEQYKDQAEKATSRMKQLKRQLEESEEESQRATAARRKLQRELDEATEANDAMSREVTSLKSKLRGNPEPKE, encoded by the exons CGGAGAGTCCGGTGCTGGAAAAACAGAGAACACCAAGAAGGTCATCCAGTATCTGGCGGTCGTGGCGTCCTCCCACAAAGGCAAGAAAGACAGCAGCGCT CAACAATCAGGATCACAGTTGGCATAC GGGGAGCTGGAGAAGCAGCTGCTGCAAGCCAACCCCATCCTGGAGGCCTTCGGAAATGCAAAGACCATCAAAAATGACAACTCCTCCAGATTT GGAAAATTCATCCGTATCAACTTTGATGTGACCGGCTACATCGTTGGAGCCAACATTGAGACCT ACCTGCTGGAGAAGTCTCGCTGCATCAGACAGGCAAAGACGGAACGAGCTTTCCACATCTTCTACTACATGATCGCTGGGGCCAAAGACAAACTGCGAG AGGAGCTTCTTCTGGAGCCCTTCAGCAATTACCGTTTCCTGAGCGCAGGCCACGTTCAGATCCCTGGTCAGCAGGATGATGAGATGTTTGAAGAGACCATGGAGGCGATGCAGATCATGGGTCTGACTGACGAGGAGAGAATAG acaTACTGAAGGTTTGCTCCACAGTCATGCAACTGGGAAACATTGCGTTCAAGAAAGAGAGAAACCAGGAGCAGGCCACCATGCCTGATAACACTG CGGCCCAAAAGGTGTGTCACCTGCAGGGCATCAATGTGACAGACTTCACTCGAGCCATTCTCACCCCTCGCATAAAAGTGGGCAGGGAGGTGGTGCAGAAGGCTCAAACTAAAGAGCAG GCTGACTTTGCCATTGAAGCTTTGGCTAAGGCTGTCTACGAACGTATGTTCCGCTGGATCCTGGGCAGAGTCAACAAAGCCCTGGACAAGACCAAGCGTCAAGGAGCCTCCTTCCTGGGAATCCTTGATATTGCCGGATTTGAGATATTTGAG GACAACTCCTTTGAGCAGCTGTGCATTAACTACACCAACgaaaagctgcagcagctcttCAACCACACCATGTTCATCCTGGAGCAGGAGGAGTACCAGAGGGAGGGCATCGAATGGAACTTCATTGACTTTGGCCTGGACCTGCAGCCGTGCATTGAGCTCATTGAGAGACCA AACAACCCTCCAGGCATACTGGCCCTGCTGGACGAGGAGTGCTGGTTCCCCAAAGCCACAGATGTCTCTTTCGTGGAAAAACTCATGAACACACAAGGGAACCATATGAAATTTGCCAAACCCAAACAGCTGAAGGACAAGACAGAATTCTCTATTCTGCATTATGCTGGAAAG GTGGACTATAACGCCACAGCGTGGCTCACAAAGAACATGGACCCTCTCAATGACAATGTCACAGCACTTCTCAGCAATTCCTCCAGCCAGTTTGTGCAAGATCTCTGGAAAGATG CGGACAGAGTTGTCGGTCTGGACACGATAGCCAAAATGACAGACACCTCCATGCCAAGTGCCTCAAAGACCAAGAAGGGGATGTTCCGCACAGTGGGACAGCTTTACAAGGAGTCTCTGGCAAAGCTTATGACCACGCTGCACAACACGCAGCCCAACTTCGTCAGATGCATCATTCCTAACCACGAGAAGAGG GCAGGGAAACTGGACGCAAACCTGGTCCTGGAGCAGCTCAGGTGTAATGGTGTTCTAGAGGGAATACGAATTTGCAGACAAGGTTTTCCCAACCGAATCGTCTTCCAGGAGTTCCGCCAACG ATATGAGATCCTTGCTGCAAGTGCAATTCCCAAAGGCTTCATGGATGGCAAACAGGCCTGCTGTCTCATG ATCAAACATCTGGACCTGGACCCCAACCTGTACCGGATTGGCCAGAGTAAAATCTTCTTCCGCACAGGAGTGCTGGCTCAGCTGGAAGAGGAGAGAGATTTGAAGATCACTGTGATCATCATTGCTTTCCAGGCTCAGGCCAGAGGCTTCCTGGCCAGAAA GGCATTTGCAAAGAGGCAACAGCAGCTGACCGCAATGAAGGTGATCCAGAGGAACTGTGCAGCTTACCTCAAACTCAGGAACTGGCAGTGGTGGAGACTCTTCACCAAG GTCAAGCCTCTGCTGCAAGTGACCCGGCAGGAGGAGGAAATGTctctgaaggaggaggagctgcaaaAAGCCAAAGACGTGGCCACTAAATTTGAGTCGGAACTAAAAGAAATCACTTTGAAACATACACAG ATCGTGGAGGAGAGGAATGCTCTGCAGGAGCAGCTTCAGGCAGAGACGGAGCTTTATGCCGAGGCTGAGGAGATGAGGGTCCGTCTGGCCGCAAAGAAGCAGGAGCTGGAAGAAATACTCCATGAGATGGAGGCGAGattggatgaagaggaggaacgCGCCCAAACACTGCTGCTGGACAAGAAGAAGATGCAACAGCAGATGCAG GAACTCGAGGAACAtttggaagaggaggaggatgctcGTCAAAAACTTCAGCTGGAGAAGGTTGCATGtgaaggaaaaattaaaaagctgGAGGATGATATCCTAGTTATGGAAGACCAAAACAACAAGCTTGTGAAA GAACGTAAACTGATGGAGGAAAGAATCGCTGACTTCAGTGCCAGCctggcagaggaagaggagaaatcaaaaaatctcaccaaactgaaaaataaacatgagtCCATGATCTCTGAGCTGGAGG TTCGtttgaaaaaggaagaaaagagtCGTCAGGAGCTTGATAAAGCCAAACGCAAACTGGAGGCAGAGTCCAATGACCTTCAAGAGCAGTTGGCAGACTTGCAGGCTCAGATCGCCGAACTCAAAGCTCAGCTTGctaagaaggaggaggagttgCAGAACGCCTTGGCCAG ATTGGAGGATGAGACTGCACAAAAGAACAATGCCCTGAAAAAGATCAGGGAGTTGGAGGGACACATCTCAGACCTACAAGAGGATCTGGACTCTGAGCGGGTGGCCCGGAACAAGGCTGAGAAGATCAAGCGGGATCTTGGAGAGGAGCTGGAGGCCCTCAAGTCTGAGCTGGAGGATACCCTGGACACCACTGCCACACAGCAGGAGCTAAG AGCCAAGCGTGAGCAGGAGGTGACACTGCTGAAGAGAGCCATTGAGGAGGAGAACCGCACACACGAGGCCCAGATACAGGAGATGAGGCAGAAGCACACTCAGGCTGTGGAAGAACTCACCGAACAGCTGGAGCAGTCCAAACGG GTCAAAACAAACCTGGAGAAAGCCAAGCAGGCTCTGGAAAAGGAGACGTCTGAGTTAACGATGGAGGTGCGCTCGCTGGCTCAGGCCAGACAAGAGGGGGAGCACaagaggaagaagctggagggtCAAGTGGCAGACCTACAGTCGCGCATCAACGACAGTGAGAAGCAGAAGGCTGAGCTGAACGAGCGCTGCTCCAAAATGACA GTTGAGCTGGAGGGCGTGACAAACCTTCTGAACGAGGCTGAAAGCAAGAACATCAAACTAAGCAAAGATGTTTCCAGCCTATCCTCTCAACTCCAGGACTCGCAG GAGCTGCTGGCTGAGGAGACTCGACAGAAACTGCAGTTATCTACGAAACTGCGACAAGCAGAAGATGATAGAAACAGCCTGACGGAGCAGCTTGAGGAGGAGATGGAGGCCAAGAGGAACATGGAGAGACATGTGTCCACCCTCAATGTCCAG ctgtcaGATTCAAAGAAGAAGCTTGAGGAGATGTCTGGAAACATTGAGCTCCTGGAGGAGGGGAAGAAACGCTTGCAGAGAGATTTGGAGGCGGCCAACACTCAGTTTGAAGAAAAGGCTTCAGCCTTCGACAAGCTGGAAAAGACCAAGAACCGCCTGCAGCAGGAGCTGGAGGACACGCTGATGGATTTGGACAACCAGAGACAGATTGTCTCAAACCTggagaagaaacagaagaagtTTGACCAG ATGCTGGCTGAAGAGAAGAGCATCTCTAGCAAATATGCAGAAGAGAGAGacagagcagaggctgaagccAGAGAGAAGGAGACCAAGGCTTTGTCCCTAGCAAGGGCCCTGGAGGAGGCCCAGGATTCCAGGGAGGAGCTGGAGAGAGCCAACAAGGCCCTCAGAATGGAGATGGAGGATCTGATCAGCTCCAAGGACGATGTGGGAAAAAAT GTTCACGAGCTGGAAAAGTCCAAACGAGGTCTGGAGGCCCAAGTGGAAGAGATGAAGACCCaactggaggagctggaggatgaGCTGCAGGCAGCAGAGGATGCCAAGCTGCGTCTGGAGGTCAACATGCAGGCCCTGAAAGCCCAGTTTGAAAGAGACCTCCAAGGACGGGATGAGATGggagaggagaagaagaggcAGCTCATCAAGCAG GTCCGTGAGTTGGAGACGGAGTTGGAAGATGAACGTAAACAGAAGGCTCTGGCAGCAGCAGCCAAGAAGAAGCTGGAGACGGACATGAAAGACCTGGAGGGACAGATCGAGACGGTCAATAAGGGTCGAGATGAAGCCATCAAGCAGCTTCGCAAACTCCAG GCCCAGATGAAGGACTACCAGAGGGAGCTTGAGGATGCTCGTGCTGCTCGGGAGGAGGTGCTGGGCACTGCGAAGGAGAGCGAGAAGAAAGCCAAGAGTCTGGAAGCGGAGCTCATCCAGTTACAGGAG GAACTGGCTGCAGCTGAACGGGCCAAGAAGCAGGCAGAAGCTGAGAGAGACGAACTGTCCGATGAGCTGGCAAGCAACGCCTCGGGAAA GTCAGCCTTGGCTGATGAGAAGCGGCGTCTTGAGGCAAAGATCGCCCAGCTGGAGGAAGAGCTGGAAGAAGAGCAGAGCAACATGGAGATCCTTAATGACAGGCTGAGGAAGAGCGCACAGCAG GTGGACCAGCTGAGCAACGAGCTGCAGACGGAGCGCAGCACCGCTCAGAAGAACGAGAGCGCACGGCAGCAgatggagaggcagaacaaGGAGCTAAAGGCCAAGCTGCTGGAGATGGAGAACCAGGTCAAGTCCAAGTTCAAGTCCTCCATTACTGCCTTGGAAGCCAAAGTGGCacagctggaggagcagctggagcaggagaACAG GGACAAGCAGGCCACCGGAAAGAGTTTGCGCCAAAAGGACAAGAAACTCAAAGATCTGATGATGCAGGTGGAGGACGAGAGAAAGCAGGCAGAGCAGTACAAGGACCAG GCGGAGAAGGCTACTTCCCGCATGAAGCAGCTCAAGCGGCAGCTCGAGGAGTCGGAGGAGGAGTCGCAGCGTGCCACCGCTGCTCGCCGGAAGCTGCAGCGGGAGCTGGATGAGGCCACCGAAGCCAATGACGCCATGAGCCGCGAGGTCACCTCACTGAAGAGCAAGCTCAG AGGCAACCCTGAGCCTAAGGAGTAA